The nucleotide sequence TGCGCTTTTGTAAATTAAATTGTGGTTACTATTAGCAAAGGTGGAGTGCCGGTGGGATAATAAAAAATTCTTGTAACTCCGTATTCATCCCCAAATCTAAACCACCGGCACCGGAAAACAAACTGAGAGAAATGAGCTGACCGTCGATCACAGGGGGTAAAGGTAAAATTCCAGTTTAATGGCTGACCTACTCAGCAGCCGGCTGGACGGGTTTAGGCTTAGCGGGTTTATTTGCCTTAAAATACGTCTCCAATACTTGCAAAACCATTGGCGCAGCAAACGAACCACCGCCGCCGCCGGAATTTTCCCCAAAAGCTACAACCACAATTTCTGGCTTATCAGTTGGCCCATAGCCACCAAACCAAGCATGAGAAAGACGAGGGGGATCTTCAGCCGTCCCAGACTTACCCGCAGCCGGCGGAATGGTTGGCACATTCAAAGCTGCGCCGGTGCCGCCGGCAACGACCTCTCGCAGTCCTTGTTGCAAAATTTCCACCGTTGAGGGTTTCAAATTCAAGGACTCTCGCCATTTTTGCGCCGGCTGATTATCCTTCAGCAGGTGCGGCTTCACTTTATATCCGCCATTAGCCGGCACAGAAAACATCACCCCAACTTGCAGCGGCGTAGACAGTAAAAATCCTTGACCAATTGACATATTTATGGTATCTCCAAGATACCATCCTTCCTCGATTTCCTGCACCTTCCAATCTTCATCCGGGACTAATCCAGGGGCTTCTTCCTCGGCTAACTCAATGCCGGTTTTTTCGCCAAAGCCATAGTTTCGCGTCCATTGAATCAGCTTTTCATGGCCGACTCCGCTGCCGATTTGATAGAAAAACGTGTCACTACTCCAAGCAAGTGCTCCAACAAATCCCAAAACCCCAAAACCGGCATGATTCCATTCCCCAAACTCAATGCCACCGAAGGTTAAAGAACCGTAAGTTCCTAAATACGTGTCGGGAGAAAACTCGCCTGATTCTAAACCGGCAGTTGTTGTCACAATCTTAAAGGTACTTGCCGGGGGAAATCCTCGCAGCGCTCGGTTAACAAACGGGTGATCCGCACTTTGCAACTCTTGCCACGTCTTCTCAGAAATGCGCGTGGAAAAGATATTCGGATCAAAAGCAGGCCGGCTCACCATCGCTAGAACTTCCCCTGTGTTGGGGTTCAAAGCCACGATCGCCCCTTGATTATTGCCTAGGGCTGCCTCTGCTGCCTTCTGCACGTCCAGATCGAGGGTTAAATGCAAATCTTGACCCGCCTTTGCCGGCTTGTCACCCAAAACCCGCAAAATTTGGCCCATGCTATCAACTTCAACCTGCTGCCCGCCCCACTCTCCCCGCAATTGCTTCTCAAAAGCTTGTTCAATTCCCATCTGCCCGATAACATCACCCAGGCGATAACCTTGCTCCTGAAGATCGTAAAGATCCGAGTCACTAATTTCGCCGGTGTATCCCAAGGCATGAGCGGCTAAAATGCCGTTCGGGTAATTCCGCACTGCTTCGATATCCACCTTCACTCCCTTCAGCTCACTGCTATATTCTTGGAGTGCTGTGATTTGGGCGGGGGTGACGCTGCGGGCAACACGTATTGGCTCATTCGATTTATAGCTTTTCGATTTTTGCAGCCGCTTTTGCAATTCTGATTCAGGGGTATTCAGAATTTTAGACAGGCGATTGCGCGTTCTGGGCCAGTCTGTTTTTTCTAAATCTAGAGGCCACAAATATACAGCATGAGTGAGGCGGCTACTGGCCAAAATTTTGCCTTTGCGGTCAAAAATATTACCCCGCACT is from Microcoleus sp. FACHB-68 and encodes:
- the mrdA gene encoding penicillin-binding protein 2; the encoded protein is MTVFPSFSIGRRASSARTLGKPFQSILIMFGITSVMLGAIGSRLAQLQLIQGNRNRQLAENNRIRLLPKQPVRGNIFDRKGKILASSRLTHAVYLWPLDLEKTDWPRTRNRLSKILNTPESELQKRLQKSKSYKSNEPIRVARSVTPAQITALQEYSSELKGVKVDIEAVRNYPNGILAAHALGYTGEISDSDLYDLQEQGYRLGDVIGQMGIEQAFEKQLRGEWGGQQVEVDSMGQILRVLGDKPAKAGQDLHLTLDLDVQKAAEAALGNNQGAIVALNPNTGEVLAMVSRPAFDPNIFSTRISEKTWQELQSADHPFVNRALRGFPPASTFKIVTTTAGLESGEFSPDTYLGTYGSLTFGGIEFGEWNHAGFGVLGFVGALAWSSDTFFYQIGSGVGHEKLIQWTRNYGFGEKTGIELAEEEAPGLVPDEDWKVQEIEEGWYLGDTINMSIGQGFLLSTPLQVGVMFSVPANGGYKVKPHLLKDNQPAQKWRESLNLKPSTVEILQQGLREVVAGGTGAALNVPTIPPAAGKSGTAEDPPRLSHAWFGGYGPTDKPEIVVVAFGENSGGGGGSFAAPMVLQVLETYFKANKPAKPKPVQPAAE